A single region of the Candidatus Protochlamydia amoebophila UWE25 genome encodes:
- a CDS encoding CT583 family protein, translated as MANVNSILSERAKKSSHSSKMAEMAKQSATGNLTSFSGIFSVTELSDKEKISLELLLKSYATESDDINNDLQTLISLTSEVKAINNQAAILHGERIKKAHQVLTRYRDGAFTAWLIAAYGNRQTPYNLMQYYEFYESMPKPLRPQIEWMPRQAVYVLATRSGSLEKKQIIVENYKGETKAEVLTLIRQTFPLDNQDKRQKKVGKGFIQNLDRLYNQIKKNSPNFTSAQKKQIHHLLEQMQNLIGY; from the coding sequence ATGGCCAATGTCAATTCCATTCTCTCTGAACGAGCAAAAAAATCTTCTCATAGTTCGAAAATGGCAGAAATGGCCAAACAATCTGCAACAGGAAATTTAACGAGCTTTTCAGGAATCTTTAGTGTGACTGAATTAAGTGATAAAGAAAAAATAAGTTTGGAGTTGTTATTAAAATCTTATGCCACAGAAAGCGACGATATTAATAATGATTTACAAACATTAATCTCTCTTACTTCAGAAGTCAAAGCTATCAACAATCAAGCTGCTATTTTACATGGAGAGAGAATTAAAAAAGCGCATCAAGTACTCACCCGTTATCGTGATGGAGCATTTACGGCTTGGTTGATAGCTGCTTACGGCAACCGTCAAACACCCTACAACCTCATGCAATATTATGAATTTTATGAGTCTATGCCAAAACCTCTTCGGCCTCAAATTGAATGGATGCCACGCCAAGCTGTTTATGTATTGGCAACCCGCTCTGGAAGCTTAGAGAAAAAACAAATCATTGTAGAAAACTACAAAGGGGAAACAAAAGCCGAAGTTTTAACTTTAATTCGACAAACTTTTCCTTTGGACAATCAAGATAAACGTCAAAAAAAAGTTGGAAAAGGCTTCATTCAAAATCTGGACCGCCTTTATAATCAAATTAAGAAGAATTCTCCTAACTTTACTTCTGCTCAAAAGAAACAAATTCATCACTTACTTGAGCAGATGCAAAATCTTATAGGTTATTAA
- a CDS encoding ParA family protein translates to MKTIAISSFKGGTAKTSTALHIGAALAKFHKKKVLLIDFDAQANLSTGLGFDPDENDSLAPVLLGNKTISEVIRKTLFPNLDLIPADTWLERVEVTGQLASDRYSHEKLRDLIAPLKYDYIIIDTPPSLCWLTESALIAAQHTLVCITPEFYSVKGLERLSQFMDSISQRHPLNILGVILSFWNARGKSNQAFLEVIERAFPKKILQNKIRRDISVSEASIFGKPVFETDPEGRAAEDYLAVTKEILKRL, encoded by the coding sequence ATGAAGACAATTGCGATTAGCAGTTTTAAAGGAGGAACGGCCAAAACATCGACAGCTTTACACATAGGGGCTGCTTTGGCAAAGTTTCATAAGAAAAAAGTATTACTTATTGACTTTGATGCTCAAGCTAATTTATCGACAGGCTTAGGATTTGATCCTGATGAAAATGATAGTTTAGCTCCAGTTTTACTAGGTAATAAAACAATTTCAGAAGTCATTAGAAAAACTCTTTTCCCAAATTTAGACTTAATTCCTGCTGACACATGGCTAGAAAGAGTTGAAGTAACAGGGCAACTAGCTTCTGATCGTTATTCTCACGAAAAATTGCGAGACCTTATTGCTCCTCTTAAATATGATTACATTATTATTGATACTCCACCTTCACTTTGCTGGTTGACCGAATCTGCTCTCATTGCTGCTCAACACACACTCGTTTGCATTACACCAGAGTTTTATAGTGTCAAAGGCCTTGAACGATTAAGTCAATTTATGGACAGTATTAGTCAACGCCATCCTCTAAACATTTTAGGGGTAATTTTATCATTTTGGAACGCAAGAGGAAAAAGTAATCAGGCCTTTTTAGAAGTAATAGAACGCGCTTTTCCTAAAAAGATACTACAAAATAAAATTAGACGAGATATCTCTGTTTCAGAAGCATCTATTTTTGGTAAACCTGTTTTTGAAACCGACCCTGAAGGTCGAGCTGCTGAAGATTATCTAGCTGTTACGAAAGAAATTTTAAAAAGGCTTTAA